Genomic DNA from Flavobacterium sp. N502540:
TCCTTTTTGAGTCAGTTTATCTCTTTGCTGATTCGCAACCTGCGCAGCCAGACTGGTCACGGCACTTTTCATATCCGTTGATACTTTTGGATGTGAAAAATTACCTGTAAGTACCGCATTTATTGGAATGTTTTGCAGTTTTGCAGCATCTGCCGGAGACATTTTAGCAAGGAAGGCATTGGCTTCATTTCCTAAGTATTTTGCCGGAACATCTAATTTTAAATTATAGTTCATCGTTTGATCGAAACCATGAGTTCCGCCAATTGTAATTTTAATGTCCTGATATTTGATGTCAAATGGTTTTACGCTCACTTTTCCGTTATCAAATGTTAGAGCCGCTTTAATATCATTCAGATTTATTTTATTAGGATCAATAAATTTCAGGTTAGAAGTTAAGGCGTTTATAACAGTTGAATTCTTAGAATTTACAGTAGTTGAAAGCAGCTGTCCTAAAAGATCTCCTGAGATTGATTTTAGATCCGGAGTCAATTCCTTATCGTCTAAGTTTCCGTTTAATTTTATAGTCGAGTTTAATTTTCCGTTGATGATTCCTGCCAAAGGAGCAATTTTTTTCATCATTTCTAATTGCGTAAAAGTTTGCGCAATATCCACCTGATTGAAACCTAAATTCATGTCAAAAGTTGGTACTTTTGTTTTGGTAGAAACAGCTCCGTTAAGGCCAATTGTTCCTCCAAAAATAGAGGTTTTAAAGTTTTCTAAAGTAGCTTTTTCGTCCTTAACGATTAATCTTCCCGAAACGTCTTTTAGTTTCAGATTGTCGTATAAAACGGTAGCAGCCTTAGCATTTAAAGTACAATTTAAGAACGCGGGGATCTTCATCGCTTCAGTAGGTTTTGCAGCTGCTTTTTCTGTAGCAGGAGTTCCTGAAGTCATAAAATCATCCACTGCCAGCTGATTTGAACTCATGTTGAAGTTTCCTCTCAGCTCTTGTTTTTTGAACATGAAACCATAGAAATTTTCCAGTACTCCGTTAATGCTTAAGTCGCTTTTTTCTGTTGTGGCATCAAATTTCTTCAGGTTTATGGTACTCGGATTAAACTCTACCAATGCCGTACTGATGTTCATCGATTTATTGTTTTCGTCTGTATATTTAAATCCGGACAGACTCATGGTTCCGGCATTTTTGATATTCTGGTATTGGCTCTTTTCAACAGAAGCCATATCAAATTGTGTAGTCACATCAGCTTTTAAAATACCGGCAAGAGGTTTGTCCATTTTAATTGGATAAGCCTTAGAAAGATTCGCCAGATTGATGGTTCCTTTCAAAGCGGCATTCACTATAGGATTTTGCGTGATGTTTTTGATATTAGCTTTGGCGTTAAAAACATCCTGATCGATTCGGAAGGAAAGTTTATCCAAATTAACATAAGTGTCATTCAGGATTCCCGTTTCATTGATGATTTTCGTGTCAATCACAATATTTTGAACCGATTTTGGAAGGTTTGGATATTGAAACGAAGCATTGTTAGAAGCAATTGCCACATTAAACTTAGGAACAGTAGTCTCGGTTAATTCACCTTTAGCAAAACCGGCTACAGTAAAATCTCCGGTAGTTTTTACACCTTCCAGACTTGAAGCATAAGCAGAAGGAATCAGTCCTAAGAAATTCGTAAAAGATGAGGTGGGAGTCTTAAACTTCAGGTCATAAATTTGTCCGGCATCCACCATCTGAATAAACCCGTCAAATTCCAAAGGCAATTGATTGATTAAAGCTTTATTCTCTTTAAAGGTATATTTGCTTTTTTCAAGGTCAATTCCCAATACAGCGTCTAAAGTCAGTTTTACATTTTTCATGTAATTAATCTTATCCATATCCAAAGAAACATTAGCAACAGATTTTGTTGTTAAATCTAATTTTGAATTGGTAAAATCGCCCGTTCCTTCATGGTTCAAACTGTCAATGACCATTTTTATTTTAGATCCCTGATCGATGTATCTGAAAGTGAAATTTTCGATTTTATAATTTTGAATTTTCAGTGAAAGCGGTTTGCTTTTGTCGTCTTTCACGTCCTTTTCTTTGTCTTTTAGGGCAATATCAAAATTACCAACACCGTCTTTGTTGAAAATAATATTCACCAGACCATTTGTAGAGCTGATTCCCTGTATGTTTAAAGGCTCTTCTTTTCCTTTGAAAAGTTCCTTAATACTCATTTTTAAATTCAGCTCGCCTAATGAAACCAAAGTATCTCCTTCAAATGGAGCTTTATTGATGATCACCAGTTTTTCGATTCCCACGGTGGCATTTGGAAAGTTTTTAAACAAACTTAAATCGGCATCTGTAAAACTTACCTTGGCATCAACACTTTTGTTGATGGCTTCTGAAATTTTGGCTTTTATTTGATCTTTAAAGAAATACGGAATGGCAAATAAGGCTGCTACAAGGACTACAAGAACTATAGCTGTTATTTTTAAAATTTTCTTTACCATATAAATAAATTTGAGGGGTTAAATTGCTAACTGATTGTTGCAAAAATAGTTTTTTTTGATGGAGTTCATAAATAAAGTTTTTGTTAAACCTAAGAATATACTTCTGTTTGTCCCAAATAAAAATCCGCCTGAATATAAGTTCAAACGGATTTTTAATGTTTTTATGATTGCAGATTATTTTTTAATGAAAGAAATAATCTTATTGACCATGATTTCTGAGATAGGCAGATTCTCTTTTTTATAGCTTTCCAGGTTGGCCTGATGATCTCCGTCGATGATTTTCATGATATGATTCATTTTATCAACGATCAAAAGTTCAGCATTTTTATTGGCCTTCGATAAGAGTTCAGCATCTTTTACGGTCACTTGTAAATCCTGATTTCCCTGAACGATCAAAATAGGAACATTTAGTTTTTTGATTTCGTTTTGCGGATTGTATTTGAACCAGGAAATTAAATACGGCTGAATGCTTGGTCTGAAAAGAGCATTAAGCAT
This window encodes:
- a CDS encoding AsmA family protein, with the protein product MVKKILKITAIVLVVLVAALFAIPYFFKDQIKAKISEAINKSVDAKVSFTDADLSLFKNFPNATVGIEKLVIINKAPFEGDTLVSLGELNLKMSIKELFKGKEEPLNIQGISSTNGLVNIIFNKDGVGNFDIALKDKEKDVKDDKSKPLSLKIQNYKIENFTFRYIDQGSKIKMVIDSLNHEGTGDFTNSKLDLTTKSVANVSLDMDKINYMKNVKLTLDAVLGIDLEKSKYTFKENKALINQLPLEFDGFIQMVDAGQIYDLKFKTPTSSFTNFLGLIPSAYASSLEGVKTTGDFTVAGFAKGELTETTVPKFNVAIASNNASFQYPNLPKSVQNIVIDTKIINETGILNDTYVNLDKLSFRIDQDVFNAKANIKNITQNPIVNAALKGTINLANLSKAYPIKMDKPLAGILKADVTTQFDMASVEKSQYQNIKNAGTMSLSGFKYTDENNKSMNISTALVEFNPSTINLKKFDATTEKSDLSINGVLENFYGFMFKKQELRGNFNMSSNQLAVDDFMTSGTPATEKAAAKPTEAMKIPAFLNCTLNAKAATVLYDNLKLKDVSGRLIVKDEKATLENFKTSIFGGTIGLNGAVSTKTKVPTFDMNLGFNQVDIAQTFTQLEMMKKIAPLAGIINGKLNSTIKLNGNLDDKELTPDLKSISGDLLGQLLSTTVNSKNSTVINALTSNLKFIDPNKINLNDIKAALTFDNGKVSVKPFDIKYQDIKITIGGTHGFDQTMNYNLKLDVPAKYLGNEANAFLAKMSPADAAKLQNIPINAVLTGNFSHPKVSTDMKSAVTSLAAQVANQQRDKLTQKGTSALNDFINKNTKAKDTTKAAATEKEQKTQEVTKKASDLINGLFKKKN